DNA sequence from the Parasphingorhabdus cellanae genome:
TAATATGTTGTTCGTCGACCATAGATCAAAATGACCGAGCCAAAGCTGTTCGTTGATCAGGCCGAGCGATTCATAAATGGCGATTTTCTTGTCGTCAGGTACGCGAATGTCAGGGAGCAGCAACAATTGTAGTACATGGTCTTCATTGCGCCAGATCGCCCGCAATTGATAGCTGGTCCAGTTGCCCTTAATCTCTACCGAGATTTCTTCATCGCTAACATGATCAACCGTCCAGCCGCGTGCCTCGAAAAAAGCAACCAGCATATCAACCGGCGGCGCCTCTTCCTGATCAAGCTCAGACCACATATCGTCAAGCATTACGGTTCCACATCTTTTGCATCATTGCCCCTGCATCACGAGCCTTAGTGGCCTAGCCCATCATACAGGGCAAGGCGGGGCTATGCCTTCGATCATATTGTTTGTGGGAAGACTGTGGATAATCGCCAAAGATTCTCAATGCCAAAATGGTCGTCCAGCCATGGGACGAAAACTAGTTTCCGGATTTTGGCGGTGTTGTCTTCTTTGGCGCCGCTTTACGAGCTGCAGGCTTGCGCGCCGCTGGTTTTTTTGGCGCTGCCTTGCGCGCGGCTGGCTTCGCAGCAGCAGATTTTGGT
Encoded proteins:
- a CDS encoding type III secretion system chaperone family protein, which gives rise to MLDDMWSELDQEEAPPVDMLVAFFEARGWTVDHVSDEEISVEIKGNWTSYQLRAIWRNEDHVLQLLLLPDIRVPDDKKIAIYESLGLINEQLWLGHFDLWSTNNILLFRHAIMLGGSGMLGLDQAQTIVDMAIDEWERFYPVFQFVLWSDKSPQDAIEHAMIDTQGEA